In a single window of the Delftia tsuruhatensis genome:
- the argA gene encoding amino-acid N-acetyltransferase yields MSTVFNFTFVPWFRSVAPYIHKFRHQTFVVGLTGEAIASGKLGSIVQDLAMIQAMGVKIVLVHGFRPQVNEQLAAKGHEARYSRGVRITDSVALDCAQEAAGQLRYEIEAAFSQGLPNTPMAGARVRVISGNFLTARPVGIVDGVDFKHSGLVRKVDVAGIRSALDMDAMVLMSPFGFSPTGEAFNLSMEEVATRVAIELKADKLIFLTEVPGIRLDPAGPADETNPIDTELPLATARRMLAELPTPEQPTDTGFYLQHCVHACEHGVERSHILPFAIDGALLLEIYVHDGIGTMVIDEKLEELREATPDDVAGIIQLIEPFERDGTLVKRSRTEIERDINHYTIIEHDGVIFGCAALYPYPSAKTAEMAAVTVSPKSQGTGDGEKLLKRIEQRAKAQGLDSLFVLTTRTMHWFIKRGFQPVDPDWLPEARKAKYNWDRKSQVLVKKL; encoded by the coding sequence ATGTCCACCGTCTTCAACTTCACCTTCGTCCCCTGGTTCCGGTCCGTGGCTCCCTATATCCACAAGTTCCGACACCAGACCTTTGTGGTGGGGCTGACGGGCGAGGCCATCGCATCGGGCAAGCTCGGCTCCATCGTCCAGGACCTGGCCATGATCCAGGCCATGGGCGTGAAGATCGTGCTCGTGCATGGCTTTCGCCCCCAGGTCAACGAACAGCTGGCCGCCAAGGGCCATGAAGCCCGGTACTCTCGTGGCGTGCGCATCACCGATTCGGTAGCGCTGGACTGTGCCCAGGAGGCCGCGGGCCAGCTGCGCTACGAGATCGAGGCCGCCTTCAGCCAGGGCCTGCCCAACACACCCATGGCCGGCGCGCGCGTGCGCGTCATCTCGGGCAACTTCCTGACCGCGCGGCCCGTGGGCATCGTGGACGGGGTGGACTTCAAGCATTCGGGCCTGGTGCGCAAGGTCGACGTGGCCGGCATCCGCAGCGCGCTGGACATGGACGCCATGGTGCTGATGTCGCCCTTCGGCTTCTCGCCCACGGGCGAGGCCTTCAATCTGAGCATGGAAGAGGTGGCCACGCGCGTGGCCATCGAGCTCAAGGCCGACAAGCTGATCTTCCTGACCGAGGTGCCCGGCATCCGCCTGGACCCCGCAGGCCCGGCCGACGAGACCAACCCCATCGACACCGAGCTGCCCCTGGCCACGGCCCGCCGCATGCTGGCCGAGCTGCCCACGCCAGAGCAACCCACGGACACGGGCTTTTACCTGCAGCACTGCGTGCATGCCTGCGAGCATGGCGTGGAGCGCAGCCACATCCTGCCCTTCGCCATCGACGGCGCCCTGCTGCTGGAGATCTATGTGCACGATGGCATCGGCACCATGGTCATTGACGAGAAGCTCGAGGAGCTGCGCGAGGCCACGCCCGACGACGTGGCCGGCATCATCCAGCTGATCGAGCCCTTCGAGAGGGACGGCACACTGGTCAAGCGCAGCCGCACCGAGATCGAGCGCGACATCAATCACTACACCATCATCGAGCACGACGGCGTGATCTTCGGCTGCGCCGCGCTCTATCCCTACCCCAGTGCCAAGACCGCCGAGATGGCGGCCGTCACGGTCTCGCCCAAGAGCCAGGGCACGGGCGATGGCGAGAAGCTGCTCAAGCGCATCGAGCAGCGCGCCAAGGCCCAGGGCCTGGACAGCCTGTTCGTGCTGACCACGCGCACCATGCACTGGTTCATCAAGCGCGGCTTCCAGCCCGTGGACCCGGACTGGCTGCCCGAGGCGCGCAAGGCCAAGTACAACTGGGACCGTAAAAGTCAGGTCCTGGTCAAGAAGCTCTGA
- the bla gene encoding class A beta-lactamase, with protein MQRRDFLRAGTVTAGALGGLAGCAAPSGKQGAADRAFAQELARIEQGVGGRLGVAVLDAGTGASVDHRGDERFAMCSTFKLLLAAQVLHRVQQGDERLSRRVHYARSRLVPYSPASGPRSGDGGGMTIAEMCEAAVVLSDNTAANLLLDASGGPQALTQWLRASGDPTTRLDRMEPELNEGLPGDERDTTTPLAMARGMQRLLLGSVLEGHGRALLQQWLEASRTGDKRLRAGMPATWRVGGKTGTGERGTANDAVIAWPTPQSAPLLVTGYLTECPADAPQRDAALAAAGKAAARWQAAVKG; from the coding sequence ATGCAAAGACGTGATTTTCTGAGGGCTGGCACCGTGACGGCCGGCGCTCTGGGCGGGCTCGCGGGCTGCGCTGCGCCATCAGGAAAACAGGGGGCTGCCGACCGGGCTTTCGCGCAGGAGCTGGCACGTATCGAACAGGGCGTCGGCGGGCGCCTGGGGGTGGCGGTACTGGACGCTGGCACCGGTGCCAGCGTCGATCACCGTGGCGACGAGCGCTTTGCCATGTGCAGCACCTTCAAGCTGCTGCTGGCCGCCCAGGTGCTGCACCGCGTGCAGCAGGGCGACGAACGCCTGTCACGCCGGGTGCACTATGCCCGCTCCCGGCTGGTTCCCTACTCGCCGGCCAGCGGACCGCGTTCCGGCGACGGCGGCGGCATGACCATCGCCGAGATGTGCGAGGCGGCGGTGGTGCTCAGCGACAACACGGCGGCCAACCTGCTGCTGGATGCCAGTGGCGGACCGCAGGCGCTGACGCAGTGGCTGCGGGCCAGCGGCGATCCGACCACCCGCCTGGACCGCATGGAGCCTGAGCTCAATGAAGGCCTGCCCGGCGACGAGCGCGACACCACCACGCCCTTGGCCATGGCCCGGGGCATGCAGCGGCTGTTGCTGGGCTCGGTGCTGGAGGGCCATGGCCGCGCGCTGCTGCAGCAATGGCTGGAGGCCAGCCGCACGGGCGACAAGCGCCTGCGCGCGGGCATGCCCGCCACATGGCGAGTCGGCGGCAAGACGGGGACGGGCGAGCGCGGCACCGCCAACGATGCCGTCATCGCCTGGCCCACGCCCCAAAGCGCACCGCTGCTGGTGACCGGCTACCTCACCGAATGCCCGGCCGACGCGCCGCAGCGCGATGCGGCGCTGGCAGCGGCCGGCAAGGCGGCTGCGCGCTGGCAGGCAGCGGTGAAAGGCTGA
- a CDS encoding LysR family transcriptional regulator yields MQLPLNALRMFDAAARHLNFTRAADELCVTQAAVSQHIRKLEERLGKPLFRRLPRGLALTDEGHALWPSVAESFARLEQSLQQVAEPRPREILTVGVVGTFAIGWLIPRLEQFQQQHPYIDLRLLTHNNRVDLAGEGLDAAVRFGDGAWQGTRAEMLLRAPLTPMCTPALARRLRQPADLAGQTLLRSYRLQEWESWFATLDQDAPPARGAMFDSSLTLAEAAAQGAGVALLPARMFQHLLQQGRLVRPFAQEVDTGAYWLTHLRSRAPSAALGTFRQWLLAQLGS; encoded by the coding sequence ATGCAACTGCCCCTCAACGCCCTGCGCATGTTCGATGCCGCCGCGCGCCACCTCAATTTCACGCGGGCAGCCGACGAGCTGTGCGTGACCCAGGCCGCCGTCAGCCAGCACATCCGCAAGCTCGAGGAGCGCCTGGGCAAGCCGCTGTTCCGGCGCCTGCCTCGGGGGCTGGCGCTGACCGACGAAGGCCACGCCCTGTGGCCGTCCGTGGCCGAGAGCTTCGCGCGCCTGGAGCAGTCGCTGCAGCAGGTGGCCGAGCCGCGCCCGCGCGAGATCCTCACCGTAGGCGTGGTCGGAACCTTCGCCATCGGCTGGCTGATTCCCCGGCTGGAGCAGTTCCAGCAGCAGCACCCCTACATCGACCTGCGCCTGCTCACGCACAACAACCGCGTGGACCTGGCCGGCGAAGGGCTGGATGCGGCCGTGCGCTTCGGTGATGGCGCATGGCAGGGCACGCGGGCCGAGATGCTGCTGCGCGCACCACTGACGCCCATGTGCACCCCGGCGCTGGCCCGGCGCCTGCGCCAGCCCGCCGACCTGGCCGGACAGACGCTGCTGCGCTCCTACCGGTTGCAGGAATGGGAAAGCTGGTTCGCCACGCTGGACCAGGACGCCCCGCCGGCACGCGGTGCCATGTTCGACTCCTCCCTGACGCTGGCCGAGGCGGCCGCCCAGGGCGCGGGCGTGGCCCTGCTGCCGGCGCGCATGTTCCAGCACCTGCTCCAGCAGGGCCGGCTGGTGCGGCCCTTCGCGCAGGAGGTGGACACGGGCGCCTACTGGCTGACCCACCTGCGCTCGCGCGCGCCCAGCGCGGCGCTCGGGACTTTCCGGCAATGGCTGCTGGCGCAGCTGGGTTCCTAG
- a CDS encoding TolC family protein, with the protein MTSSASPFFPLRASPAHLSPWLAALGLACGLAQAQPPSQPQPATMSFVQARQSLLERSDQLAASAKAVESARLRRLGTEGLGGPSVAITGLGYRYSANADIDLDPARRTLDGVLGQLPPSVGPAIPSLPQLPTSYALQRKASNASASLSLVWPLYLGGLSDAVRSGLDAATDEALADAASSSQALHSLLVQRYFGAQLAERAARLRERALEGVRSHDAAAQSMLKAGVISQLERLQARAALADAEQQARKSRDDAELAAAALARTIKARRQVLPSTPLFVSSQPLPPLDGFIATAQARHPGLDKVQAKKRQAESLHDAQEALRRPQVLAFGSREVNTGGKPNWVAGVAVRWTLWDSLDRDALAASSQRKIEQAELTQTQALSDIALLVEKNWLGVEQARRQYQSRQAQEDLARELLRLREAGLREGTSTTLDLIDARLNLAKVQTQRAEVANQYVQALAALLESTGQSEEFDRFMAQADIQIPSDAP; encoded by the coding sequence ATGACATCGAGCGCTTCCCCGTTCTTCCCATTGCGCGCATCGCCCGCGCACCTGTCGCCATGGCTGGCGGCGCTGGGTCTGGCCTGTGGTCTGGCCCAGGCGCAGCCCCCATCGCAGCCGCAGCCGGCCACGATGAGCTTCGTGCAGGCCCGCCAGTCCCTGCTGGAGCGATCCGACCAGCTGGCCGCGTCCGCGAAGGCCGTGGAAAGCGCCCGGCTGCGGCGCCTGGGCACCGAGGGCCTGGGCGGCCCTTCCGTCGCCATCACGGGCCTGGGCTATCGCTATTCGGCCAATGCCGACATCGACCTCGATCCCGCGCGGCGCACGCTCGATGGCGTGCTCGGCCAGTTGCCGCCGTCCGTGGGGCCGGCCATTCCGTCGCTGCCGCAGCTGCCCACCTCCTATGCGCTGCAGCGCAAGGCCAGCAATGCCTCGGCCAGCCTGTCCCTGGTCTGGCCCTTGTACCTGGGCGGCCTGTCCGATGCCGTGCGCAGCGGCCTGGATGCGGCCACCGACGAGGCCCTGGCCGATGCCGCCAGCAGCAGCCAGGCCCTGCATTCGCTGCTGGTGCAGCGCTACTTCGGTGCCCAGCTGGCCGAGCGCGCCGCCCGACTGCGCGAACGCGCGCTCGAAGGCGTGCGATCGCATGACGCGGCGGCGCAAAGCATGCTCAAGGCCGGCGTGATCTCCCAGCTCGAACGGTTGCAGGCCAGGGCGGCACTGGCCGATGCCGAGCAGCAGGCGCGCAAGTCGCGCGACGATGCCGAGCTGGCCGCGGCCGCGCTGGCGCGGACCATCAAGGCCCGGCGGCAGGTGCTGCCCAGCACGCCGCTGTTCGTCAGCAGCCAGCCGCTGCCGCCGCTGGACGGCTTCATCGCCACCGCGCAGGCGCGCCATCCGGGCCTGGACAAGGTTCAGGCCAAGAAGCGCCAGGCCGAGTCGCTGCACGATGCCCAGGAGGCGCTGCGCCGTCCCCAGGTGCTGGCCTTCGGCTCGCGCGAGGTCAACACCGGCGGCAAGCCCAACTGGGTGGCCGGCGTGGCCGTGCGCTGGACGCTGTGGGACAGCCTGGACCGCGACGCGCTGGCCGCGTCCTCGCAGCGCAAGATCGAGCAGGCCGAGCTGACCCAGACCCAGGCGCTCAGCGACATCGCGCTGCTGGTGGAAAAGAACTGGCTGGGCGTGGAGCAGGCGCGACGCCAGTACCAGTCCCGGCAGGCCCAGGAGGACCTGGCGCGCGAGCTGCTGCGGCTGCGCGAGGCCGGGCTCAGGGAAGGCACGAGCACCACGCTGGACCTGATCGATGCGCGCCTGAATCTCGCCAAGGTCCAGACCCAGCGCGCCGAGGTGGCCAACCAGTACGTGCAGGCCCTGGCCGCCTTGCTGGAGAGCACCGGCCAGAGCGAAGAGTTCGACCGATTCATGGCCCAGGCCGACATACAGATCCCCTCCGACGCACCATGA
- a CDS encoding HlyD family secretion protein → MSTATPDTSRHAPDGPPAAGPARRRPWLAIAIVLAVLLLVAWGFWRAAQPAPLYFQGQMEARETDVAPKVTARIAKVLVTEGQKIQVGDLLIEMDSPEVRAKLAQAEAARDAAQAQADKAQAGARPEEVRMAQLNWQRAQTAADLAQTSLRRVQSLYDQGLVAAQKRDEADANWRASRDQALAARAQYEMAASGARQEDRSAAQAQARQVQGVVAEVEAARAETALRSPVAGEVVQVLARQGELSPQGVAVVTVVDLADQWVVLNVREDQLASFAQGSRFTGRLPALDNRTAAFEVYYLGVLPDFATWRATRAGQGFDARTFEVRARPAEPIAGARPGMSVVVEGGR, encoded by the coding sequence ATGAGCACCGCCACACCCGACACTTCCCGCCATGCCCCCGACGGGCCGCCCGCCGCCGGGCCGGCGCGCAGGCGCCCCTGGCTGGCCATCGCCATCGTGCTGGCCGTGCTGCTGCTCGTGGCCTGGGGCTTCTGGCGCGCGGCCCAGCCCGCCCCACTGTATTTCCAGGGCCAGATGGAAGCGCGCGAGACCGATGTCGCGCCCAAGGTCACGGCGCGTATCGCCAAGGTGCTGGTCACCGAGGGCCAGAAGATCCAGGTCGGCGATCTGCTCATCGAGATGGACAGCCCCGAAGTGCGCGCCAAGCTGGCCCAGGCCGAGGCCGCGCGCGATGCCGCCCAGGCCCAGGCCGACAAGGCACAGGCCGGCGCCCGACCCGAGGAAGTGCGCATGGCGCAACTGAACTGGCAGCGTGCCCAGACGGCGGCCGACCTGGCGCAGACCTCGCTGCGTCGCGTGCAAAGCCTGTATGACCAGGGCCTGGTCGCCGCCCAGAAGCGCGACGAGGCCGATGCCAACTGGCGCGCCTCGCGCGACCAGGCACTGGCGGCGCGCGCCCAGTACGAGATGGCTGCCTCGGGCGCGCGCCAGGAGGACCGCAGCGCGGCCCAGGCCCAGGCGCGCCAGGTGCAGGGCGTGGTCGCCGAGGTCGAGGCCGCGCGCGCCGAGACCGCGCTGCGCAGCCCCGTGGCCGGCGAGGTCGTCCAGGTGCTGGCCCGTCAAGGGGAGCTGTCGCCCCAGGGCGTGGCCGTGGTCACCGTGGTCGATCTGGCCGACCAGTGGGTGGTGCTCAATGTGCGTGAAGACCAGCTTGCCAGCTTCGCCCAGGGCAGCCGCTTCACGGGCCGTCTGCCCGCGCTGGACAACCGGACGGCCGCCTTCGAGGTCTATTACCTGGGCGTTCTGCCCGACTTCGCCACCTGGCGCGCCACGCGTGCGGGCCAGGGCTTCGATGCGCGCACCTTCGAAGTGCGGGCGCGGCCGGCCGAGCCCATCGCGGGCGCGCGGCCCGGCATGAGCGTGGTCGTCGAAGGCGGCCGCTGA
- a CDS encoding glutathione S-transferase, protein MTQTLPVLYSFRRCPYAIRARLALAHAGLACELREVNLRNKPQALLDASPKATVPVLVLEDGRVIEQSLEIMLHALRANDPDGWLAPTSGALDDMLALVERNDGFFKQALDRCKYPERYTAEEVNQAQADALTWLAGLDDRLEASGYLFGQNPGLADMALRPFVRQYARIDEAQWNEQPWPHLQAWLQRWIDSALFAEVMETYPGWVPGTRGPVFGADGVGSD, encoded by the coding sequence ATGACCCAGACCCTGCCGGTTCTCTACTCGTTCCGCCGCTGCCCCTATGCCATCCGCGCACGCCTGGCGCTGGCCCATGCAGGCCTCGCCTGCGAACTGCGCGAAGTCAATCTGCGCAACAAGCCGCAGGCGCTGCTCGACGCCTCGCCCAAGGCCACGGTGCCCGTGCTGGTGCTGGAGGACGGGCGCGTGATCGAGCAGAGCCTGGAGATCATGCTGCACGCACTGCGCGCCAATGATCCCGATGGCTGGCTGGCCCCCACCAGCGGCGCGCTGGACGACATGCTGGCCCTGGTCGAGCGCAACGACGGCTTCTTCAAGCAGGCCCTGGACCGCTGCAAATACCCCGAGCGCTACACGGCCGAAGAGGTCAACCAGGCCCAGGCCGACGCCCTGACCTGGCTGGCCGGACTCGATGACCGACTCGAGGCCTCGGGCTACCTGTTCGGGCAGAACCCCGGCCTGGCCGACATGGCGCTGCGCCCCTTCGTGCGCCAGTACGCGCGCATCGACGAAGCCCAATGGAACGAGCAGCCCTGGCCGCATCTGCAGGCCTGGCTGCAGCGCTGGATCGACTCGGCCCTGTTCGCCGAAGTGATGGAAACCTATCCGGGCTGGGTGCCCGGCACGCGCGGCCCGGTGTTCGGCGCCGATGGCGTGGGCAGCGACTGA